CGATCAATTTCTTTGGgaagaaatttcaaaattaattattcGAAATATTCGTAGTTTAAATGAGTAGTTTTCATTCGTAAATATCGTCTACGTATGTTCACAGTAAACCATAAAAAAGCTTACATTAAAAATTAGACAACGGCATTAATAAAATACTACCTCTGACAAACTAGCATGGCAGATGCTTATTATAGTGATCCATGATCAATATATTCGAAATACATCCCTcatagtcatatatatatacaactataAACTTAAACTAGCGTATCTTTTTCTTATTTAGctaatacaaaacaaaaatcaacttGAAACATGATTTTAACGTCGTatgtaataaatttaaatacaaaaacccTACAAAGTttctatgtgtgtgtgtgtttatctACATGAGATAATTTTTTCAGACAAGAAAACTGAGAATTTCTTTCTCAAATAAAAACCTAgcataaactaaataatatggAACGTATCATTTGTTGTGAAGGGGGTTTGGACCGTCGGGAACTTCTCTAACTGAAACTCCGTAGATCTGATCGTTCTTCTTGCCAGTTTTCCTTTCCGGTAACATTCTCTCACCGTCAAATCTTAGCTGCGGAAACTGTTTTTGGAACTCCTCCGTAGCCGTCATGCTAGGAAGCTTGCGGGCGTCTGAGGAGATACGAAGTCCGGCGAAGAAAAAGATCACCACGATTAGAAACGATAATCTCGAGCTCCAaaacttcattttcttctttttttcccgGAGAGATTTCTTGGTTTCTTGGCTAATGCTGTTTGATATGGTCCATGTGGATGAGTTAAGcttaatgtatattaatattgtaGGATCTTGTAAGAGaaggaaagaaacaaaattcTTATTGAGttgataaaatatttcattttatggAAGGACAATACTAACCTTTCCTTGGCCTACAAGAACTGTTTTATGGTGTAGTTTGTTATACAAAATCATTGTGTGAATAGTTGGATGATCTAAGGGTATTCATGTAGTTTACCTCAACGCGGTGGAGTGCTCGCATGGGCCTCTCCTGTTGCAAACCGTTGACTTGcaaaataattgttttgttttggttacgGCTCctcaaaattaattgtttatgTACTTTGAGATCAAGTGACTTGGCGTTAACATGAGTAAAAGATCAGTTCTAGGCAATATTAAGTGATGAAAAAAACTTTGTATTGTTAGTCGAacgtatttttatttacttgaatCTGCCTTAccttatttcaaatttgtattgTTAGCCGAacgtatttttatttacttgaatCTGCCTTACCTTATTTCAAATCGTATATAGTTCTGATTTAGAATTGTGTATGTGAAAAGATATTACGTATCACGTATGAAGcgttatataataatatataatactaatgcGCATTTAAATACATTACAAAATGAATTTTCGAAGAACTTGTAAGAGGTTTCGATCAGGACACGTCGAAGATATCTGACGAAAGTCAGGTGTCAAAGGTGACGATTCTCGATCAATTTTGTAAATTACAATAAATCCAGGTTGATGAATAGTCAAAAAGATTTGGTAGCCATTACAAGAAAATCATACATTGTATCTGATTGTATGTTTAAGGAACACACAGATAAGAAGATGAAAAC
This genomic stretch from Brassica napus cultivar Da-Ae chromosome C9, Da-Ae, whole genome shotgun sequence harbors:
- the LOC111210852 gene encoding CLAVATA3/ESR (CLE)-related protein 14-like — protein: MKFWSSRLSFLIVVIFFFAGLRISSDARKLPSMTATEEFQKQFPQLRFDGERMLPERKTGKKNDQIYGVSVREVPDGPNPLHNK